One window of Triticum dicoccoides isolate Atlit2015 ecotype Zavitan chromosome 5A, WEW_v2.0, whole genome shotgun sequence genomic DNA carries:
- the LOC119304235 gene encoding uncharacterized protein LOC119304235 → MLIQWITSSPPPPLKTWRLFCLFRCRFSSRLGGEEASNVGALQPAGHRCEEASTRPCGLAAGHNQVVMEDKKRGALQSIFFTTKCVTQSVEKHIEVCVVYFSISVYAHFIWRYNLNFLKQHTVPEGVTFGHLRQNLGDDGCSVTSSACLLWGSKLLYDVHPARLQGHSASSIFNFESYSQSISHGSDGLISFFAFHMVVIDRGSFGPITERSNSLSLPYTKQYDTRFQLQCRRSKNQATCQLQTNIIKLFGWICCGAA, encoded by the exons ATGCTGATTCAGTGGATTACCAGTTCACCACCACCGCCATTGAAG ACATGGCGGTTGTTTTGTTTGTTCAGATGCAGGTTCTCTTCTAGGCTTGGTGGTGAAGAAGCCAGCAACGTTGGTGCGCTGCAGCCTGCAGGTCATAGATGTGAAGAAGCAAGCACGAGGCCATGCGGTCTAGCAGCAGGACACA ATCAAGTTGTCATGGAGGACAAAAAGAGGGGTGCATTGCAATCTATATTTTTCACTACTAAATGTGTGACACAATCTGTTGAGAAACACATTGAGGTATGCGTAGTATACTTCAG TATTTCAGTATATGCTCATTTCATCTGGAGGTACAATCTCAACTTCTTGAAGCAACATACAGTACCGGAGGGTGTAACTTTTGGACATTTACGTCAAAACCTTGGAGATGATGGATGCTCGGTGACTAGCTCTGCATGCCTTCTATGGGGTTCAAAATTACTTTATGATGTTCATCCTGCTAGGCTGCAGGGTCATAGTGCTTCCAGTATTTTTAATTTTGAATCATATAGTCAATCAATCAGTCATGGATCAGATGGTTTAATAAGTTTTTTTGCATTTCATATGGTAGTGATCGACAGAGGCTCTTTTGGTCCAATCACTGAGAGATCAAATAGCTTGAGCTTGCCATACACAAAGCAAT ATGATACACGCTTCCAACTACAGTGCAGACGCTCCAAAAATCAGGCTACATGCCAGCTGCAAACAAATATAATAAAGTTGTTTGGGTGGATCTGTTGTGGTGCTGCTTAG